The Deinococcus hopiensis KR-140 genome includes a window with the following:
- a CDS encoding DUF6508 domain-containing protein, with protein MDREEARLLRDKPGALERATPLQLVRLPLTFARQERFCDGATLGFYGSGLLLGFFCPLPPGSFESAPLRTEPRCPYRWPGLSSGPAFRTSSSSFSEALLVNGWRLAGTGAGAPPGSTASAPAGSLHPTAGP; from the coding sequence GTGGATAGGGAGGAGGCGCGTCTCCTCCGCGATAAGCCAGGGGCGCTGGAGCGGGCAACACCGCTTCAACTGGTCCGGTTGCCGCTCACCTTTGCGCGGCAGGAGCGCTTCTGCGACGGGGCCACGCTGGGCTTCTACGGGTCGGGCCTGTTGCTGGGCTTCTTCTGCCCCTTGCCTCCTGGGTCTTTTGAATCCGCCCCTCTGCGCACGGAGCCTCGTTGTCCGTATCGGTGGCCCGGTCTGTCATCTGGACCCGCCTTCAGAACAAGCTCCAGCTCTTTCAGCGAGGCCCTGCTCGTGAACGGATGGCGTCTGGCGGGCACAGGCGCTGGCGCACCTCCTGGCTCCACTGCGTCCGCTCCAGCAGGGTCTCTTCACCCGACCGCAGGTCCTTGA
- the hisS gene encoding histidine--tRNA ligase, translated as MIKPRPLSGFPEYLPAQQLTFNRVLSVIRSTYEAHGFTPIETPSAELKDVLTAKGGDDAEIYALTRLNGAPDERETDLALHFDLSVPLARYVAQREGELTFPFLRSQVQKVWRGERPQAGRFREFYQADIDVIGRGSLSLLYDAVLPAVVNDALTRLDIGPFCIRINNRQLLQGYFEGLGLAPEAVPQALRILDRLEKVGLDRVREGLTTEFRLDPAALAPFFDLATGRPDPHALLTELEGWAFGVTFERGVSELKAVLSGLRDQGVPTPNFRMDLSVARGLGYYTGTVYETTLPDFPQLGSICSGGRYENLVGNFHRGAFPGAGMSIGVSRFVPALLEAGVLGVGASTTAQVLVTSLQAEHRGEALRLGAELRAQDVRAEVYLEPHRLGQQLRYADRKGFRLAVMVGEEELQAGRVRVKDLRSGEETLLERTQWSQEVRQRLCPPDAIRSRAGPR; from the coding sequence ATGATCAAGCCCAGGCCCCTCAGCGGCTTTCCGGAATACCTCCCCGCACAGCAGCTCACCTTTAACCGCGTCCTTTCGGTCATCCGCAGCACCTACGAGGCGCACGGCTTCACACCCATCGAGACCCCGAGCGCCGAACTCAAGGATGTGCTGACCGCCAAGGGCGGTGACGACGCGGAGATCTACGCCCTGACCCGACTCAACGGCGCTCCGGATGAGCGCGAGACGGACCTGGCCCTGCACTTTGACCTGTCCGTACCCCTGGCACGCTACGTCGCGCAGCGCGAGGGTGAGCTGACCTTTCCCTTCCTGCGGTCCCAGGTGCAGAAGGTCTGGCGCGGCGAGCGGCCCCAGGCGGGGCGGTTCCGCGAGTTCTACCAGGCGGACATCGACGTCATCGGGCGCGGTTCGCTCAGCCTGCTGTACGACGCCGTGCTGCCCGCGGTCGTGAACGACGCCCTGACCCGCCTGGACATCGGCCCCTTCTGCATCCGCATCAATAACCGGCAGCTGTTGCAGGGCTACTTCGAGGGCCTCGGCCTCGCCCCGGAGGCTGTTCCGCAGGCCCTGCGGATCCTCGATCGGCTGGAGAAAGTCGGTCTGGACCGGGTGCGCGAGGGCCTTACGACGGAATTCAGACTGGACCCGGCCGCCCTGGCCCCTTTTTTCGACCTGGCGACGGGCCGTCCGGATCCCCACGCGCTGCTCACCGAACTGGAAGGGTGGGCGTTTGGCGTCACGTTCGAACGGGGCGTGAGCGAACTGAAGGCCGTCCTCTCCGGCCTACGGGACCAGGGCGTGCCCACGCCGAACTTCCGGATGGACCTGAGCGTCGCCCGGGGCCTCGGGTACTACACGGGAACGGTCTATGAGACGACGCTCCCCGATTTTCCGCAGCTGGGGAGCATCTGCTCCGGGGGACGTTACGAGAACCTGGTGGGGAACTTCCACCGGGGTGCGTTCCCAGGCGCCGGCATGTCCATCGGGGTGAGTCGGTTCGTGCCTGCCCTGCTGGAAGCGGGTGTCCTGGGCGTCGGCGCTTCGACCACCGCTCAGGTTCTCGTGACCTCACTGCAGGCCGAGCACCGGGGAGAAGCCCTGCGGCTGGGAGCGGAACTGCGCGCACAGGACGTGCGCGCGGAGGTGTATCTGGAGCCGCACCGTCTGGGGCAGCAACTTCGGTACGCGGACCGGAAGGGCTTTCGCCTGGCCGTGATGGTCGGAGAAGAGGAGCTTCAGGCAGGGCGAGTCCGCGTCAAGGACCTGCGGTCGGGTGAAGAGACCCTGCTGGAGCGGACGCAGTGGAGCCAGGAGGTGCGCCAGCGCCTGTGCCCGCCAGACGCCATCCGTTCACGAGCAGGGCCTCGCTGA
- a CDS encoding cupin domain-containing protein, with amino-acid sequence MSEGRPDRPQPIALHRYALADQLVRLRSEAPFHTRGRDSLTLVRDPGFTLLLMVLKAGKGLPDHTAPGPISVLVLDGRVTFTSQSGPIELGPHDLITLPTRIPHEVMALEDSAILITIAQPITHTDPFGLEGERQADAQEQEQTRT; translated from the coding sequence ATGTCTGAAGGACGACCAGATCGGCCACAACCCATTGCGCTCCACCGCTACGCCCTCGCGGATCAACTCGTCCGGCTGCGCAGCGAAGCGCCCTTCCACACCCGCGGACGCGATTCGCTCACGCTGGTACGCGACCCGGGCTTCACCCTCCTGCTGATGGTCCTGAAAGCCGGAAAGGGCCTCCCTGACCACACCGCTCCCGGCCCCATCAGTGTCCTTGTCCTCGATGGCCGCGTCACCTTTACGTCGCAGAGTGGACCCATTGAACTTGGCCCGCATGACCTGATTACCCTGCCCACCCGCATCCCCCACGAAGTTATGGCCCTGGAGGACAGCGCCATCCTGATCACCATCGCTCAACCCATCACGCACACGGACCCATTCGGTCTAGAGGGTGAGCGCCAGGCGGACGCTCAGGAACAGGAACAGACCAGGACGTGA
- a CDS encoding TerD family protein, with translation MTTPQPKTAITPQIRAATLLRALGVIELPGFAGSERPSGQKVVGEILASGALPTPALIDALNAASTDQRRGALAYGVQALRDARGDAPSLPQLREFAFNQAADTGALFQARLAAWYGLSASDAEHCSVRQDLNVLPGTWGTQALGDQGPQRQRACATGILSSATQGACAICHMRVGDAQELLKLAVKDHQRRVDRPLPTRGVDLAPTGEALTRALQVALEQLAASSTPPSEQERSDLVALLQILLGEGVTAERLTAGLVARGMPQREVRALVMGNLIALSEDASVLGELQCGLGLLPTDLLRILDVWGGGSGTLARAPTSQEVSVLGQAFSRLGREVTPVASRLEPHVRVPRLSRAQRRAILGALEQSLSSLAQQGEAGQTLAWEALSRHSEAFKRVLRKLHVHERPRDYPHAAALAGLLSTGGKVSKLGTLRAEAAELARRVARQTPGEAGRARSLMGGVELAMDKGRIGDAAQLLATRPGLLGRSLDRLLREESRGKAGAPATLAALTSAAPRLTAAMVAGLHAHVGRRSMPDNTRSFRSRGKATTRALGDTRTPLHTELIGQVQNILENELLRRGAAAPELGLLELDPQVLGVRVAASARAASGGLEGLAPGSVLPLTPEGAEAATAARLFMHWAQKEGAGPIDLDLSAVAYNAQGQQIAQCTFSSLRAPGMVHSGDLRSAPLPAGATEYVDLNLAELRRSGATLVVASVYSYTSIPFSKMERASCGLMSRVDTGEGAREMDLSTVRLKFDLRGEQTSCTLLAIDLREVGCEKVIFLELAGDRGGYQVAERDPMGELALQATQLGSGMPLTLLITPHLARASQVRCGTYTWVCTEGESREDFARRAQLGLMECAEGLVPDSDIAVNVLQGPALLVTDQPRRALQPGDTIIALQPGITQPVGVAVYGLRGLLDTL, from the coding sequence ATGACGACCCCTCAGCCCAAGACCGCCATCACCCCCCAGATCCGCGCCGCGACCCTGCTGCGCGCCCTCGGTGTGATTGAACTGCCTGGCTTTGCAGGCAGTGAGCGGCCCTCTGGACAAAAGGTCGTCGGCGAGATCCTGGCCTCCGGCGCTCTGCCGACCCCGGCCCTGATCGACGCTTTGAACGCGGCCTCGACCGACCAGCGCCGCGGCGCCCTGGCCTACGGGGTGCAGGCCCTGCGTGACGCCCGCGGTGACGCGCCCAGCCTGCCACAACTGCGCGAGTTTGCCTTCAATCAGGCGGCCGACACCGGCGCCCTGTTCCAGGCGCGTCTGGCGGCGTGGTACGGCCTGTCTGCCAGTGACGCCGAGCACTGCTCGGTTCGGCAGGACCTGAACGTCCTGCCGGGCACCTGGGGCACCCAGGCCCTGGGTGACCAGGGCCCGCAGCGTCAGCGTGCCTGCGCCACGGGCATCCTGAGCAGCGCCACCCAGGGCGCGTGCGCCATCTGCCACATGCGTGTGGGAGACGCCCAGGAACTCCTGAAGCTCGCTGTCAAGGACCACCAGCGCCGTGTAGACCGCCCCCTGCCCACGCGTGGAGTCGATCTGGCACCAACGGGTGAAGCGCTGACCCGCGCCCTGCAGGTTGCGCTGGAGCAACTCGCTGCCTCCTCCACACCGCCTTCGGAGCAGGAGCGCAGCGACCTGGTGGCCCTGCTGCAGATCCTGCTCGGAGAGGGCGTCACTGCGGAGCGGCTGACGGCTGGCCTGGTCGCCCGCGGCATGCCGCAGCGCGAAGTGCGCGCCCTGGTCATGGGCAACCTCATTGCCCTGTCTGAAGACGCCAGCGTGCTGGGCGAGTTGCAGTGTGGCCTCGGCCTGCTGCCGACCGATCTGCTGCGCATCCTCGACGTCTGGGGCGGCGGCAGCGGCACCCTGGCGCGCGCGCCTACCTCGCAGGAAGTGAGCGTCCTGGGTCAGGCCTTCTCCCGTCTGGGCCGTGAAGTCACGCCTGTGGCGAGCCGCCTGGAGCCGCACGTGCGCGTGCCGCGCCTGAGCCGCGCGCAGCGCCGCGCCATTCTGGGTGCGCTGGAGCAGAGCCTCTCCAGCCTGGCCCAGCAGGGTGAGGCTGGTCAGACCCTGGCATGGGAAGCGCTAAGCCGTCACAGCGAAGCGTTCAAGCGCGTGCTGCGCAAGCTGCACGTCCACGAGCGTCCGCGCGACTACCCGCACGCTGCCGCGCTGGCAGGCCTGCTCTCGACAGGCGGCAAGGTCAGCAAGCTGGGCACGCTGCGCGCTGAGGCGGCAGAGCTGGCGCGCCGCGTGGCGCGGCAGACGCCGGGTGAAGCGGGCCGGGCGCGCAGCCTGATGGGCGGCGTCGAGCTGGCCATGGACAAGGGACGCATCGGCGACGCCGCACAATTGCTCGCCACCCGTCCGGGTCTGCTGGGGCGCAGCCTTGACCGGCTGCTGCGCGAAGAGAGCCGGGGCAAGGCGGGAGCACCGGCGACGCTGGCCGCCCTGACCAGCGCTGCGCCGCGCCTGACGGCAGCCATGGTCGCGGGACTGCACGCGCACGTGGGGCGCCGGTCCATGCCGGACAACACGCGCTCGTTCCGCTCTCGCGGCAAGGCGACGACCCGCGCTCTGGGCGATACCCGCACGCCGCTGCACACCGAGCTGATTGGCCAGGTACAGAACATCCTCGAGAACGAACTGCTGCGCCGCGGCGCGGCCGCTCCTGAGCTTGGCCTGCTGGAGCTTGATCCTCAGGTCCTGGGCGTACGCGTTGCGGCTTCGGCCCGCGCGGCCTCCGGCGGCCTCGAAGGGCTTGCGCCCGGTAGCGTCCTGCCCCTGACGCCGGAAGGCGCCGAGGCGGCCACCGCCGCGCGCCTCTTTATGCACTGGGCCCAGAAGGAGGGCGCAGGCCCGATTGACCTCGACCTGTCGGCGGTGGCGTACAACGCGCAGGGCCAGCAGATCGCGCAGTGCACCTTCAGCTCGCTGCGTGCCCCCGGCATGGTGCACTCGGGTGACCTGCGCAGCGCGCCCCTGCCAGCTGGCGCGACCGAATACGTCGATCTGAACTTGGCTGAGCTGCGCCGCTCTGGCGCCACCCTGGTGGTCGCCTCGGTGTACTCGTACACCTCCATTCCCTTCTCGAAGATGGAGCGCGCTTCGTGCGGGCTGATGAGCCGCGTGGACACGGGCGAGGGTGCGCGCGAGATGGACCTGTCGACCGTGCGCCTGAAGTTCGACCTGCGCGGCGAGCAGACCTCCTGCACGCTGCTGGCCATCGACCTGCGTGAAGTTGGCTGCGAAAAGGTCATCTTCCTCGAGCTGGCTGGGGACCGCGGCGGCTACCAGGTGGCCGAGCGCGACCCGATGGGAGAGCTCGCCCTGCAGGCCACGCAGCTGGGCAGCGGCATGCCGCTGACGCTCCTGATCACGCCGCACCTGGCGCGCGCGTCGCAGGTCCGCTGCGGCACGTACACCTGGGTCTGCACCGAGGGCGAGAGCCGCGAGGACTTCGCCCGCCGGGCGCAGCTTGGGTTGATGGAGTGCGCCGAAGGTCTCGTGCCGGACAGCGACATCGCCGTGAACGTGCTCCAGGGCCCGGCCCTGCTGGTTACTGATCAGCCGCGGCGCGCCCTGCAGCCCGGCGACACCATCATTGCCCTGCAGCCTGGAATCACCCAGCCGGTTGGCGTCGCTGTGTACGGCCTGCGCGGCCTGCTCGACACCCTCTGA
- the tnpC gene encoding IS66 family transposase has translation MTCPNCERLQARIRELEAQVARTSETSHQPPSQDQAWKQKQKSERLSGIRSSGGQIGHPGTTLKMSPSPDEVVMLPVTGSCRCGQHWHEVEVHDLLARQVLDLPEVQLHVTEYQAEVKVCPRCHQRQQAAFPGEVRGQVQYGPRFQGLAVYLNVAQFLPFKRVGDVLETLCGQRPSEGTIALHLNLATERLAGFEASLKEALLEEPVLHVDETGSKVKGKLAWVHVISSKQLTLYGHDPHRGSAAIQALGVLPRYGGVLMHDAWLSYFHLCARHALCNAHLLRELRFLHEQLHQDWAGELRTALQGVYHQHKTGTLTPVEQAAFLVRFDTLVEAGLVSNPAAEPVPKHRGRVKQSPGRNLALRCQKHRDKVLRFLYEEGVPFDNNQAERDLRMVCVKRKISGGFRSATGGKNFCRIRSYLSTLQKQGLSIYTGLVSIFQNQILLPHLSSSC, from the coding sequence GTGACTTGCCCGAATTGCGAACGGCTCCAAGCGCGCATCCGCGAGTTGGAAGCACAGGTCGCGCGGACCAGCGAGACGTCCCATCAACCCCCTAGCCAGGACCAGGCTTGGAAGCAGAAGCAGAAGAGCGAACGCCTTTCTGGCATTCGCTCTTCTGGTGGTCAGATCGGACACCCAGGCACCACCTTGAAGATGAGCCCTTCTCCCGATGAGGTGGTCATGCTCCCCGTGACGGGAAGCTGTAGGTGTGGACAGCATTGGCATGAAGTCGAAGTGCACGACCTCCTGGCTCGGCAGGTCTTGGACCTGCCGGAAGTCCAGTTACACGTGACTGAGTATCAGGCCGAAGTGAAGGTGTGCCCCCGCTGTCACCAACGACAACAGGCCGCGTTCCCAGGGGAAGTGCGCGGTCAAGTGCAGTACGGCCCTCGCTTCCAAGGTTTGGCGGTCTACCTTAATGTCGCTCAATTCCTGCCGTTCAAACGAGTTGGAGACGTGCTCGAAACACTGTGCGGTCAGCGTCCCAGTGAAGGCACAATCGCACTCCACCTCAACCTCGCTACAGAGCGACTGGCTGGGTTTGAGGCCAGCCTGAAAGAAGCCTTGCTCGAAGAACCCGTTCTGCATGTGGACGAGACGGGCAGCAAGGTGAAGGGCAAGCTCGCCTGGGTGCACGTCATTAGCAGCAAGCAACTCACCCTCTACGGACACGACCCGCACCGCGGGTCGGCCGCCATCCAGGCTTTGGGGGTCCTGCCCCGGTACGGCGGCGTGTTAATGCATGATGCCTGGCTCTCGTACTTCCACCTTTGTGCCCGGCATGCGCTGTGTAACGCGCACCTGCTCCGGGAGTTGCGCTTCCTCCACGAACAGTTGCACCAAGACTGGGCGGGGGAACTGCGGACTGCGCTCCAAGGGGTCTACCATCAACATAAGACAGGCACCCTCACTCCAGTGGAGCAAGCCGCGTTCCTGGTTCGCTTTGACACCCTCGTGGAAGCGGGGTTGGTTTCCAACCCCGCAGCAGAGCCGGTTCCGAAGCATCGGGGACGGGTGAAGCAGTCCCCAGGGCGCAACCTCGCGCTTCGCTGCCAGAAACACCGAGACAAGGTATTACGCTTCCTGTATGAGGAGGGCGTGCCGTTCGACAACAATCAAGCCGAGCGAGACCTTCGAATGGTGTGTGTGAAGCGCAAGATCTCTGGTGGGTTTCGCTCGGCAACGGGAGGGAAGAACTTCTGCCGCATCCGGAGTTATCTCTCGACACTTCAGAAGCAAGGCCTCTCAATCTACACAGGTCTGGTCAGCATCTTCCAGAACCAGATCCTTCTTCCTCACCTCTCGTCCTCGTGCTGA
- a CDS encoding potassium channel beta subunit family protein, with the protein MEYRRLGQSGLQVSELSFGAWVTFGTQLDVNGALELMSAAYDRGCNFFDNAEVYARGQAETIMGQALAKAGWRRDSYIVSSKVFGGAVENPAPTQRGLSRKHIYEACYQAIERLQCEYLDLYFCHRPDRNTPIEETVRAMTELIQRGDVLYWGTSEWSAQELMEAYAVARQYNLIPPTMEQPQYNMLTRYRVEVEYSRLYRPDTLGLGTTVWSPLASGLLTGKYNDVVPNDTRVNLPGYEWLKARLESEEGQTNLVKVRGLAKIADDLGTTLPKLALAWCVKNPNVSTVITGASKVTQVVENFSALEVLPQLTDEVMAAIDASLGNKETRLYGSSE; encoded by the coding sequence ATGGAATATCGTCGATTGGGCCAATCTGGTTTGCAGGTCAGTGAGCTTTCCTTCGGTGCGTGGGTGACGTTTGGCACGCAGTTAGATGTGAACGGTGCCCTGGAACTGATGTCCGCCGCCTATGACCGCGGGTGTAACTTCTTCGACAACGCCGAGGTGTACGCTCGGGGCCAGGCTGAAACCATCATGGGCCAGGCCCTGGCCAAGGCAGGTTGGCGGCGCGACAGCTACATCGTTTCAAGCAAAGTGTTCGGCGGAGCGGTTGAAAACCCAGCGCCCACTCAGCGGGGACTTTCACGCAAGCACATTTATGAGGCGTGCTACCAGGCCATCGAACGCCTGCAATGCGAGTACCTGGACTTGTACTTCTGTCATCGCCCGGACCGCAACACCCCCATCGAAGAAACGGTGCGGGCCATGACCGAATTGATCCAGCGCGGTGACGTGCTGTATTGGGGAACGAGTGAGTGGTCGGCGCAGGAATTGATGGAAGCCTACGCCGTCGCCCGTCAGTACAACCTGATTCCCCCGACCATGGAGCAGCCGCAATACAACATGCTCACCCGCTACCGGGTCGAGGTCGAATACAGCCGCTTGTACCGCCCGGACACGCTCGGGTTGGGCACCACGGTCTGGTCGCCGCTGGCGAGCGGTCTCCTGACTGGCAAATACAACGATGTGGTTCCGAACGACACCCGCGTCAACCTGCCCGGCTACGAATGGTTGAAAGCCAGGCTCGAGAGTGAAGAAGGCCAAACCAACCTGGTCAAAGTCCGGGGCTTGGCCAAGATTGCCGACGACCTGGGCACGACCTTGCCGAAGCTTGCCCTGGCGTGGTGCGTCAAAAATCCGAATGTGAGCACCGTGATTACTGGTGCCTCCAAAGTCACGCAAGTGGTGGAGAATTTCTCCGCGCTCGAGGTGCTTCCCCAGCTCACCGACGAGGTGATGGCGGCCATCGATGCGTCACTGGGCAACAAGGAAACCCGTTTATACGGCTCAAGCGAGTAA